The Solanum lycopersicum chromosome 9, SLM_r2.1 genome window below encodes:
- the LOC101248713 gene encoding cation/calcium exchanger 1, translating to MTFFPFRFKPKSYLSIFLNTSFLFLLIFYTLTSNVTLNQSQIRHIHLSNTNNNDCSNLHDFSDAQSKCTYIKENINSCSTKGYLNYLQFFYCTLGTLPKLGYVTLVVWLILLFYLLGNTAAEYFCPCAESLSKVMNLSPAIAGTTLLPLGNGANDVFSSIISFTRSSNSGTVGLNSVLGGAFFISCFVVGVISMLVCMTKSQLGVTIDKSSFIRDVLFIIFTLSCLVGVIIVGRVSVWIAICFTSIYVVYIWVVCVMHFLVRNVNLHDKEDDGFDRDVEVPLLGCIDEEDCEKKTIQMSSSTPIDAASTSCCIFLHRFLGVLELPLYLPRRLTIPVVDEERWSKPMAVISATLAPILAAFVLSLTGEVIVYSNTNIVILMISVFVGLILGNVAYFSTQNSSPPKKCLWIWLLGGFVMSTTWTYILAQELVSLLVSFGYILGISPSILGLTVLAWGNSTGDLISNVALALNGGKDGVQMALSACYAGPLFNTLIGLGVSLVLASWWEYPTSFVLPKDPFLFETLGFLILGLLWALVVLPKRNMQPDYSLGVGLLAIYFCFLFLRFAKGF from the coding sequence ATGACTTTTTTCCCATTCCGTTTCAAGCCAAAATCATATCTTTCTATATTCCTCAACACCTCTTTCCTTTTTCTACTCAtattttacactcttacttccAATGTTACTTTAAACCAATCTCAAATTAGACACATCCATTTATCAAACACTAACAATAATGATTGTTCCAACTTACATGACTTTAGTGATGCACAATCAAAATGTACCTACATAAAAGAAAACATCAATTCTTGTTCTACAAAAGGGTATTTGAATTATCTTCAATTTTTCTATTGCACCTTAGGTACGTTACCAAAATTAGGGTACGTTACCCTAGTTGTATggcttattttgttattttatttattaggtAATACCGCGGCGGAGTACTTTTGTCCTTGTGCTGAAAGTTTATCTAAAGTCATGAATCTTTCCCCAGCTATAGCTGGAACAACTCTTCTCCCTCTAGGAAATGGAGCTAACGATGTTTTTTCGAGTATCATATCGTTTACTCGATCTAGTAATAGTGGCACTGTGGGACTTAATAGTGTGTTAGGTGgtgcatttttcatttcttgtttTGTTGTGGGAGTTATAAGTATGTTAGTGTGCATGACTAAGTCCCAACTTGGTGTAACGATTGATAAATCGAGTTTTATTAGGGATgtgttgtttattatttttacattatcATGTCTTGTTGGTGTTATTATTGTTGGGAGAGTTAGTGTGTGGATAGCAATTTGTTTCACCTCCATTTACGTTGTGTACATTTGGGTGGTATGTGTCATGCATTTTCTTGTTAGAAATGTGAATTTACATGACAAAGAAGATGATGGATTTGATCGCGATGTTGAGGTACCATTGTTAGGTTGTATTGATGAGGAGGATTGTGAGAAGAAAACCATACAAATGAGTTCTAGTACTCCTATAGACGCGGCCTCAACATCTTGTTGCATATTCTTGCATCGTTTTCTTGGTGTTCTAGAACTTCCCCTGTACTTGCCAAGAAGGCTAACCATCCCTGTTGTTGATGAGGAACGTTGGTCCAAGCCAATGGCGGTGATTTCAGCCACACTGGCACCAATTCTAGCCGCGTTTGTTTTAAGTCTTACAGGAGAAGTCATAGTTTATTCCAACACAAACATCGTCATTTTGATGATATCAGTTTTTGTTGGACTTATCTTAGGTAATGTGGCATATTTTTCTACACAAAACTCTAGTCCTCCTAAGAAATGTTTGTGGATTTGGCTTCTTGGAGGATTTGTTATGAGTACTACATGGACATATATACTTGCACAAGAATTGGTATCTTTGTTAGTGTCTTTTGGATATATTCTTGGTATAAGCCCTTCAATTTTAGGACTAACTGTCCTAGCTTGGGGAAACTCAACTGGTGATCTAATATCAAATGTTGCTTTGGCATTAAATGGTGGAAAAGATGGTGTGCAAATGGCATTATCAGCTTGTTATGCTGGTCCATTGTTTAACACTTTGATTGGTTTAGGTGTTTCACTTGTGCTTGCTTCATGGTGGGAGTATCCAACTTCTTTTGTACTTCCAAAAGATCCTTTTCTCTTTGAAACTTTGGGATTTCTAATACTTGGCTTACTATGGGCTCTTGTTGTTTTGCCTAAGAGAAATATGCAACCTGATTACTCACTTGGTGTTGGACTTTTGGCTATCTACTTTTGCTTCTTGTTTCTAAGGTTTGCCAAAGGTTTTTAA
- the LOC101249015 gene encoding putative F-box/kelch-repeat protein At1g12870 — MRNWSPRGKKRLKLASVETIALEQPTQSTTSRETKEEMDDNLETKGNLLPDDLLFEVFLLLPAETLCKLRCVCKSLLNMINSTRFIEDHFRQSERVLITENSFHKENIRSPFPLPSDKKNELYFNFWDIHSGKGQKVCMPDTLGNINCILAACNGLVLAKITKNGGLVVMNPSTRNHIRVPLGTIGFMKECYAFMFSHFTGAYKVVHLFRDDSRNIRCEILNLTTRSWHAVDGPKSGEFGLITTHRSVSAIGALYWLPQIDGCNHVVSLGFHDEKFLTVPLPISSTKNDRLVEIGGSLSFITHATLNLIQVWILKNGSWLKRYSINRLYDITRFIPLCASTKEIFFQREEGYPLLHIYNFEAEEMQEINFKGTNRVGDLYMPLVKSLVSWDNP; from the coding sequence ATGAGAAATTGGTCGCCAAGAGGTAAAAAGAGGCTTAAATTGGCATCTGTAGAAACAATCGCGCTTGAACAGCCGACACAAAGCACAACATCAAgggaaacaaaagaagaaatggATGATAATTTAGAGACCAAGGGGAATTTGCTTCCTGATGACTTGCTTTTTGAGGTTTTTCTTCTACTTCCCGCTGAAACTCTCTGCAAACTACGTTGCGTATGCAAGTCACTTCTCAACATGATCAACAGTACGCGTTTTATTGAAGATCACTTCCGTCAATCTGAGAGAGTTCTAATCACTGAAAATTCCTTTCACAAGGAAAACATACGGTCACCTTTTCCACTACCTTCAGATAAGAAGAATGAACTTTATTTCAATTTCTGGGATATCCATAGCGGCAAAGGCCAAAAAGTTTGTATGCCAGATACTTTGGGGAACATCAATTGCATTTTGGCTGCCTGCAATGGTTTGGTCCTTGCCAAGATTACGAAAAATGGAGGTCTAGTTGTTATGAATCCAAGTACACGGAACCACATTCGAGTGCCTCTTGGTACGATTGGCTTCATGAAGGAGTGCTATGCCTTCATGTTCAGCCATTTCACAGGTGCTTATAAAGTGGTACACTTGTTCCGCGATGACTCTAGAAACATTCGCTGTGAGATCCTGAACCTTACAACAAGATCATGGCATGCAGTGGATGGACCTAAATCAGGAGAATTTGGATTGATCACAACTCATAGATCTGTTTCAGCAATTGGTGCTTTGTATTGGCTTCCACAGATTGATGGCTGTAACCATGTAGTCTCCTTGGGATTTCATGATGAGAAATTCCTAACTGTACCTCTACCAATCAGCAGCACGAAAAACGATCGACTCGTTGAAATCGGAGGGTCCCTGAGCTTCATAACTCATGCCACATTGAACTTGATTCAGGTATGGATACTGAAGAATGGGAGTTGGTTAAAGAGGTACAGTATCAACAGGTTATATGATATCACAAGATTTATTCCCCTTTGCGCGTCGACTAAGGAGATATTTTTCCAGAGAGAAGAAGGATATCCTTTGTTACATATTTACAACTTTGAAGCTGAAGAAATGCAGGAGATTAATTTCAAAGGCACCAACAGAGTTGGAGATCTTTATATGCCTCTTGTAAAGTCCCTTGTTTCATGGGACAATCCTTAA
- the LOC101248236 gene encoding peroxidase 44-like, whose product MNIMKMKMILSSLIGLLLFYCCVIHLVSAQLQVGFYNSTCPQTETIVRQAVQNQFNSDPSITAALLRMHFHDCFVRGCDASILIKSTGSKKSEREAGPNKTVRGYELIDKIKKTLETSCPSTVSCADIITLATRDSVALAGGPNYPIPTGRRDGLISNIADVNLPGPSLTIPQALQFFTNKGLTLNDMVTLLGAHTVGIAHCNFFQGRLSPVPDKTMDPTLAAQLLKTCTKSSATAFLDQNTSFSVDNEYYRQITLRKGILTIDQELTLDKSSAPIVTSFAANKDVFSQSFANAMIKMANIDVLVGSAGEIRKNCGVFNQKANRKVVN is encoded by the exons ATGAACATCATGAAGATGAAAATGatattatcatcattaataggattattattattttattgttgtgtAATCCATTTAGTTTCAGCCCAACTTCAAGTTGGTTTTTACAATTCAACATGTCCACAAACTGAAACTATTGTTAGACAAGCTGTGCAAAATCAGTTCAATAGTGACCCTTCCATCACTGCAGCTTTGCTTCGCATGCATTTTCATGATTGCTTTGTTAGA GGATGTGACGCATCGATACTCATAAAGTCAACAGGTTCTAAGAAATCGGAGAGAGAAGCTGGCCCAAACAAAACGGTACGAGGGTACGAGTTAAtcgataaaatcaagaaaacccTAGAAACATCTTGTCCATCAACAGTTTCATGTGCTGACATAATAACACTAGCAACTAGAGACTCTGTAGCATTAGCTGGAGGCCCAAATTATCCAATTCCAACAGGTAGACGTGATGGGCTAATTTCAAATATAGCAGATGTAAATTTACCAGGCCCATCATTAACAATTCCACAAGCACTCcaatttttcacaaataaaGGACTTACTTTAAATGACATGGTGACATTATTAGGCGCTCATACGGTTGGAATCGCACATTGTAATTTTTTCCAAGGTAGGCTATCGCCCGTACCTGATAAGACTATGGATCCTACGTTAGCGGCTCAACTATTGAAAACTTGTACTAAAAGTTCTGCAACGGCGTTTCTGGATCAAAATACGTCGTTTAGTGTTGATAATGAGTATTACAGACAAATTACGTTACGTAAAGGTATATTGACGATCGATCAAGAGCTTACGTTGGATAAGTCAAGTGCTCCAATTGTTACAAGTTTTGCAGCTAATAAGGATGTATTTAGCCAAAGTTTTGCAAATGCGATGATAAAAATGGCAAATATTGATGTTTTAGTGGGGAGTGCTGGagaaattaggaaaaattgtgGGGTTTTTAATCAAAAGGCTAATCGCAAGGTTGTTAATTAG